The genomic stretch TCCCGCTGTCCCGGCTGCCCGCGCTCACGGGCTGGGACGTGCCTTTCAACCCCGTGCGCCCGTTGCCGCCTGTCGGCGGCCTGCCGCGCCTGCATGGCATCGAGCCCGACGAGGTGGACGTCAGCCTGCCGCTGGGGGAGCGCGTCGGACACTCGCTGGTGTTGGGCACCACGCGGGTGGGCAAGACGCGGCTGGCCGAGTTGTTCGTCACGCAGGACATCCGCCGCAAGAACGCCGCAGGCGAGCACGAGGTCGTGATCGTCATCGACCCCAAGGGGGACGCGGACCTGCTCAAGCGGATGTATGCCGAGGCCCAGCGCGCGGGCCGTGAAGGCGAGTTTTACGTCTTCCACTTGGGCTGGCCGGACATTTCGGCGCGCTACAACGCGGTGGGCCGCTTCGGCCGCATCAGCGAAGTGGCGACCCGGGTGGCGGGGCAGCTCTCCGGCGAAGGCAACAGCGCGGCGTTCCGCGAGTTCGCATGGCGCTTCGTGAACATCATTGCCCGCGCCCTGGTGGAGCTGGGGCAGCGCCCGGACTACATGCTGATCCAGCGGCACGTCATCAACATCGACGCGCTGTTCATCGAGTACGCCCAGCACTACTTCGCCAAGACTGAGCCCAAAGCCTGGGAGGTGATCGTCCAGATCGAGGCCAAGCTCAACGAGAAGAACATCCCGCGCAACATGATCGGGCGCGAGAAGCGCGTGGTGGCGCTGGAACAGTACCTCTCCCAGGCCCGCAACTACGACCCGGTTCTCGACGGCCTGCGCTCGGCGGTTCGCTACGACAAGACGTATTTCGACAAGATCGTCGCGTCGTTGCTGCCGCTGCTGGAGAAGCTCACCAGCGGGAAGATTTCCCAGCTTTTGGCCCCAAATTATTCCGACCTGGCCGACCCGCGCCCGATCTTCGATTGGATGCAGGTCATCCGAAAGCGCGCAGTCGTCTATGTGGGTCTGGACGCGCTATCCGACGCCGAGGTTGCCGCAGCGGTCGGCAATTCGATGTTCAGCGATCTCGTGTCGGTCGCCGGGCACATCTACAAGCACGGGATCGACGATGGCCTCCCGGGCGCAACGGCCGGTGCGCGCGTGCCCATCAACGTTCATGCCGATGAATTCAATGAATTGATGGGCGATGAATTCATCCCGCTAATCAACAAGGGCGGCGGTGCCGGCCTGCAAGTCACGGCGTACACGCAGACGCTCTCGGACATCGAGGCCCGCATCGGCAACCGCGCGAAGGCCGGTCAGGTGATCGGTAACTTCAACAACCTGTTCATGCTCAGGGTCAGGGAGACGGCCACGGCCGAACTGCTGACGAGGCAGTTGCCGAAGGTCGAGGTCTATACCACCACCATCGTCTCCGGCGCGACCGATAGCTCGGACATCCGTGGGGCGACGGATTTCACCAGCAACACGCAGGACCGCATCAGCATGTCCAGCGTGCCGATGATCGAGCCGTCGCACGTCGTTGGACTGCCCAAAGGCCAATGCTTCGCGCTGCTGCAGGGCGGCCAGCTTTGGAAGGTACGCATGCCGCTGCCGGCGCCGGACCCGGATGAAGTGATGCCGGCGGACCTGCAGCAACTGGCCGGGTACATGCGCCAGAGCTACAGCGAGGCCACGCAGTGGTGGGAGTTCACCAGCTCGCCGGCCTTGCAGGATGCGGCCTTGCCCGACGACCTGCTGGACGATGCCGCTGCGGCCGAGCCCGACGCGGTGGCCACCGGCGCCGACGATGGCGCGGGCAACGAGGCCGTGCCATGAAGGATGCCGCCTCGACCGCGCAGCGGGAGCAGAACCAACGCCAAGGCTTGATCGTCGGCACCCTCACCTTACCGTTCCGGTTACTCGGGGTGCTGATCGGCTCGCTGCTGTTCTCGATCGTGGTGGAGTGCGTCGGCATGCACCTGTTCTGGAAGGACCAGGGCTGGCGCCACTCCCAGCAGATGCTGCAGTACGAACTCGGGCACCTGTCCAGCCACTTCACGCGCAGCGTGGTCGTACAGGAGCCGGGACGGACGGCGCACGAGCTGGTGGACACCGGATACGAATGGGTGTTCGTGCGCTCGGGGCTGCTGGAGCACATGAGCCAGACCGCCGAGCGCGCCCGAGCGCCCAGCCACGGGCAGACCCACAACTTCCGCTACTGGATCAGCCAGGTCTATGTCTGGACCGAGAGCTACCTGATCGCTGCGGCCTTCACGACGCTCACCTTCCTGGTGCGCCTGCTGGTCTTGGTGCTCACGCTGCCGCTGATCCTCACGGCGGCATTCGTCGGCCTGATTGACGGCCTGGTGCGACGGGATGTGCGCCGGTTCGGCGCGGGCCGCGAATCCGGCTTCATCTACCACCGCGCGAAGGCCAGCCTGATGCCGTTGGCCGTGCTGCCTTGGGTCACCTATCTCGCTCTGCCCATATCGGTGCATCCTCTGGTCATCCTGCTGCCCAGCGCGGCGTTGCTGGGGATGGCAGTTAGCCTGACCGCAGGCAGCTTCAAGAAGTACTTATGAGGTGACACGGGCGGCACTGCTCTGCAAAGCCGTGTGCCGTTCATCGGTTCTGCAGGGTATCAAGAGCAGCATCCAACGCCGTAACCGCCTCGACGACCGTTCTTACCGTCGCCCGATCGAACTCATGATCGCGCTGAGCGTCGTGCACACCGCTATTGAGGTAACCCCATTCAATACTCGTACCGCTGACATTGAGCAGCCTGACCAACGCCCCCACGGCATCCGGCGCACCCGCGTGTTGCGCCGCGATACGCTCGACGGCCGACCGCAACTTGGTGCATTTATTGTTCAGCTCCCAAGGCGCGCGGGGCCCGCTCAGCTTGATGTCGATCCGGCCGTCCGTCCGCCGACCCAGCCACGTCCACAGGCGGTCCGTCAGACTCTCCAGCGCCGGCCGGGCCTGACGCAGTGCCTCGCGTTTCTCGTCAGCCGCCAACGCCTGCTGGGCCAGAAGAACATAGTTCTTCGCTGGCGGGTCGCTGTCGACCCGCAGTTCGTGCTCTCCCTGATGCGGGAGAAACTTGTAGCGCTTGATGGCGCCAGCGCGCCGGGCGCCCAGCTCCTGCTGGATGCGATGCAGGAATTCCTCGGCGTGCGAGGTGAGGATGACCTGCTTACCGTCGAGCAGGCCATCCTCGAAGAAGGTGCGCCAGATGCCGTCGCGGTGGTCATCGTCGATCGCATTGACGACGTCATCAAAGATGACGACGGGACAACCCTGCGCGATATTTTTGGCGAGTAGTATCGCCAGGCCGAGGCACTTGATGTGCCCCTCGCTGAACACGATTAGCGCGTCGTAACGGACACCCGGCTCCCCAGCGAACTCCACCTCGATCTTGCCGTTCTCGGCCACTGGCAGCCACAGCGCGTGCAGCAGATCGCCGGGCGGATCGGCCCGGTTGAATGCGTTGTAGAGCTGGCGCGCTTGCTCTCCCAGCCCTTGGAGCAGCACACCTGGAAGTGCGGCAAGGTAGGCCTGAATCTCGGGCAAAAAGCCGTCGTAGGCAACCTTGACCCGCTGATGGTGCGCCACCACCGCCACTTCCGCAGCAACGACCTCGATCAGTTCGCGGTTCG from Parazoarcus communis encodes the following:
- the traD gene encoding type IV conjugative transfer system coupling protein TraD translates to MSGKQPVEVLLRPAVELYTIAACAGAAFLCLVAPWSLALSPSMGVGSALAFGAYGAIRYRDARVILRYRHNIRRLPRYVMTSKDVPVSQQRLFVGRGFLWEQKHTHRLMQTYRPEFRRYVEPTPAYRLARRLEERLEFAPFPLSRLPALTGWDVPFNPVRPLPPVGGLPRLHGIEPDEVDVSLPLGERVGHSLVLGTTRVGKTRLAELFVTQDIRRKNAAGEHEVVIVIDPKGDADLLKRMYAEAQRAGREGEFYVFHLGWPDISARYNAVGRFGRISEVATRVAGQLSGEGNSAAFREFAWRFVNIIARALVELGQRPDYMLIQRHVINIDALFIEYAQHYFAKTEPKAWEVIVQIEAKLNEKNIPRNMIGREKRVVALEQYLSQARNYDPVLDGLRSAVRYDKTYFDKIVASLLPLLEKLTSGKISQLLAPNYSDLADPRPIFDWMQVIRKRAVVYVGLDALSDAEVAAAVGNSMFSDLVSVAGHIYKHGIDDGLPGATAGARVPINVHADEFNELMGDEFIPLINKGGGAGLQVTAYTQTLSDIEARIGNRAKAGQVIGNFNNLFMLRVRETATAELLTRQLPKVEVYTTTIVSGATDSSDIRGATDFTSNTQDRISMSSVPMIEPSHVVGLPKGQCFALLQGGQLWKVRMPLPAPDPDEVMPADLQQLAGYMRQSYSEATQWWEFTSSPALQDAALPDDLLDDAAAAEPDAVATGADDGAGNEAVP
- a CDS encoding TIGR03747 family integrating conjugative element membrane protein; the encoded protein is MKDAASTAQREQNQRQGLIVGTLTLPFRLLGVLIGSLLFSIVVECVGMHLFWKDQGWRHSQQMLQYELGHLSSHFTRSVVVQEPGRTAHELVDTGYEWVFVRSGLLEHMSQTAERARAPSHGQTHNFRYWISQVYVWTESYLIAAAFTTLTFLVRLLVLVLTLPLILTAAFVGLIDGLVRRDVRRFGAGRESGFIYHRAKASLMPLAVLPWVTYLALPISVHPLVILLPSAALLGMAVSLTAGSFKKYL